From Phycodurus eques isolate BA_2022a chromosome 1, UOR_Pequ_1.1, whole genome shotgun sequence, one genomic window encodes:
- the ncoa6 gene encoding nuclear receptor coactivator 6 isoform X2 — protein MAHRVTPPQLSQRTEDLELDSDSDWDSGVGDDAGSCHGSPETEEGNHREGTEDSSGAGAHFTVFVAFQGSMEDEDFLIKLDTVLSGIPNMLDMESKTLQPQHVEPWNSVRVTFNIPRDAAERLRLLAQNNQQQLRELGILSVQIEGEGPINVAGGPNRGQEVRVNGPIGVAGQMRMDVAFPGQPGPGGVRIANPSMVPQGSGMTGQALVPGNSGQMHPRVPRPSSQTDVMDPMMPGMSVQQPGMSIQQQQLQHQQAGPHGPIPAQAAHHMQALQAGRPINPAALQQLQQQHHQQQAQLSQLGPRPPFNPPGQMAVPPGWNPSGVLQTSAAQGGPAWRKPPPQAQMVQRPPSLTTVQTPSHPPPPYPFGSQQAGQVFNTMGQGQLQQQQQTGMGQFAAPQPKGPQVGPGGVVGTPRPPPPLPPTTGPQGNLTAKSPGSSSSPFQQGSPGTPPMMAQRPTTPQGFPQGVGSPGRAVLNQQGNMQQGFIGMPQHGQPGTQVHPGMPKRPMGFPTPNFAQGQVGTSTPGATSGGSGQQLQSSQTLTHTGVQQSSSTPNSIHAQPNVMSVQSGMPGQSPGTTTGPSMTQQQQQQPGLQTPMMGLQHQAQPVSSSPSQMVQGQGGGQTVLSRPLSQGQRGGMTPPKQMMPQQGQGVIHGQGQMVGGQGHQAMLLQQQQQQQNSMMEQMVASQMQGNKQPFGGKIPSGVMPGQMMRGPSPNVPGNMTQFQGQVGPQQMTPQQQQQMAHLQQQQLQQQQQHQLQQQLQQQQQQQHQHQQQQHQQHQQMNQQQSQQVPLTGNPNQIMGMHGQQLRLPAGHPLIQQQLQQQQLQQQQKQQVMLQQQQQQQQQQAAQPHPHPLGDPNSGTGDLGVQQMVPDMQVQQAQGMMGGPQHMQMGNGHFAGQGMNFNSQFPAQVPMGGPCAQAGGFPVSKDVTLTSPLLVNLLQSDISASQFGPGGKQAGGGNQVKPKKKKPARKKKPKDGDGPQQVEGHGGLDVTGTMEDSELQNFGGEQSLGLDNPGPKIADFPNRPAVFPGQPGDQRILQQVPMQFIQQQQQQQQQQQQQQQQQQQQQQQQQQQQQQQQQQQQQQQQQQQIQHMQQQQIQQQQIQQQQQMQQQLQQQQMQQQQIQQQQQQMQQLQMQGLQNAQGQQGMTGPQTAGQGQPQVHHQLQQQQGQQQQQHLQQQQMLMMLKMQQEQKNRMSIATGGQLPPRAVGNQPEAQRLPVSQQGNVPVMISLQGHAGLTPSPDKARGMPLIINPQLASAARRMSLPDSGQAPQGNGSDETTSGIHPKPDRPGGAEIGMQPGNGAQQMMANQGSTTHVMKQGPVSSSVAQHTGASPQQQLPTQPQQGGPMPGIHFPSVPTTSQSSRPKTPNRASPRPYHHPLTPTNRPPSTEPSEINLSPERLNASIAGLFPPKINIPLPPRQTNLNRGFDQQGLNPTTLKAIGQAPPSLTLPGNNSNNGSGANNTSNSQQPFSTGIGGGGTKPDKQSGGQSKRASPSNSRRSSPASSRKSTTPSPGRQKGSKVTITCPPQTQQLVSAQGQSMMLSPTTVTPSPVSLASQLSGSMETQSTQSPFHGLQGNPPEGTRESQIMMTAEQRQISQPQPHHQPLRELSAPRMTSPHLPTPQQPKSDLELQAGAVDRQPTHKAPLQDSGGSVAVRPAPTSLNQLLDVPNKPLRPVHGNMVRDVVGKDSHKSAMNPEKQLHSNTQSTDMSAPVATSATLNESEAKPKTPVSTSISSHSMHPNVTLNTTPGSNQNPLPSPVITSSLNTTTTLCSTFTNTNVVQSVSPNPVTSTQGSHSLAVSSNSNISSSPSQASVTLKPGMAPKPITNVHSVIQIPASSSSISPNQITVFVTPNPMTSAPTAQVPASRVSTMVTLPNKNIRAQDIRHQTPVTRPPQFITTTPVFINPIFQVPSTSVSPNTTVVSQSVTMVGPIQVSSTNIQLSTAPSSTQSSGANNSTSQLARSTVGHLQTVTSVSSSSPIGAHSAPQQINHGVNVVQAQKSSPPVSQPSLPRPPTSSSFQSPIPSPPCSSPSSMNALRKGLTYPTPTAQLKSKPTQVTTAVSGTADSQITAQASNVATPPRVFHPSASPVIPIEAVAAHTTIATPNLTTPAISSFISVPSQVTVSTQPPLPSTASLSNFSQAAMSQNPGVTVVGTTTAVSTSTLLSTVSPVQNPVTSVVPIVAMPGPIREAPPTNSSVAHVSRVALSQTGPVSAVTQAVAPAENIQIMPESVQQDVSQEPVAGDKTSEEVLTSPDQGWAKKRKTPINLVPRAAVEKPKGPSRRSSRAEKEVEEEPVAESGARKRSSRPATTTAAAVKETGASPTQAKRRKSK, from the exons ATGGCTCACCGAGTCACTCCACCTCAGCTGTCCCAACGGACGGAGGACCTGGAGCTTGACAGCGACTCCGACTGGGACTCTGGTGTCGGCGATGACGCTGGCAGTTGCCATGGAAGCCCTGAGACTGAAGAAGGCAACCACCGAGAAGGCACAGAAGACAGCAGTGGGGCGGGAGCACATTTTACCGTTTTTGTCGCTTTTCAAGGGAGCATGGAAGATGAAGACTTCTTGATTAAACTTGACACTGTCCTCAGTGGTATACCCAACATGCTTGATATGG AATCAAAGACGCTTCAGCCACAGCATGTAGAGCCGTGGAACAGCGTGCGTGTTACCTTCAACATTCCACGGGATGCCGCTGAGCGACTGAGGCTGCTGGCTCAGAACAACCAGCAGCAGCTCCGAGAACTGGGAATTCTTTCAGTGCAGATCGAAG GAGAGGGGCCCATCAATGTTGCGGGGGGACCAAATCGAGGACAAGAAGTCCGAGTTAATGGACCAATTGGAGTAGCTGGCCAGATGAGAATGGATGTGGCTTTTCCAGGTCAGCCTGGTCCAG GAGGGGTAAGGATTGCAAATCCTTCGATGGTTCCCCAAGGCTCAGGCATGACAGGCCAAGCTCTAGTGCCGGGCAACAGTGGACAGATGCATCCACGTGTTCCAAGACCATCTTCACAGACAG ATGTCATGGATCCAATGATGCCAGGCATGTCAGTTCAGCAACCTGGCATGTCAATTCAGCAGCAGCAACTTCAACACCAACAGGCTGGTCCCCATGGCCCCATTCCTGCCCAGGCTGCCCATCATATGCAGGCTCTGCAGGCAGGTAGACCAATCAACCCGGCTGCTTTACAGCAactgcaacaacaacatcacCAACAGCAAGCTCAGCTCTCTCAGCTTGGACCCAGACCTCCATTCAACCCACCGGGCCAGATGGCTGTGCCTCCTGGCTGGAACCCCTCCGGAGTCCTCCAGACATCAGCCGCTCAAGGAGGCCCTGCCTGGAGGAAGCCTCCGCCTCAAGCCCAGATGGTTCAACGCCCTCCTTCCCTTACTACAGTTCAGACCCCTAGTCACCCTCCACCCCCTTATCCATTTGGTAGCCAGCAGGCAGGTCAGGTATTCAATACAATGGGACAAGGACAattgcagcagcagcaacagacAGGTATGGGTCAGTTTGCTGCACCCCAGCCGAAAGGTCCACAAGTTGGCCCCGGTGGGGTAGTAGGAACACCTAGACCTCCTCCGCCCCTTCCACCGACAACAGGGCCACAGGGAAATCTCACTGCCAAGTCCCCAGGATCGTCGTCATCTCCTTTTCAGCAGGGTTCACCGGGAACTCCACCCATGATGGCTCAGAGACCTACAACTCCACAGGGTTTTCCACAGGGTGTTGGCTCACCGGGAAGAGCTGTCCTCAATCAGCAAGGTAACATGCAACAAGGATTTATTGGAATGCCCCAACATGGACAACCTGGAACACAAGTTCATCCAG GTATGCCAAAGCGGCCAATGGGCTTTCCAACCCCAAACTTTGCCCAAGGTCAGGTGGGCACCAGCACGCCAGGAGCCACCAGTGGAGGATCCGGTCAGCAGCTACAGAGCAGCCAAACATTGACTCACACAG GAGTCCAGCAGTCATCTTCCACACCCAATTCAATCCATGCCCAACCCAATGTGATGAGTGTACAAAGTGGCATGCCAGGTCAGTCTCCTGGCACAACTACTGGGCCTAGCATgacccagcagcagcagcagcagccaggCCTTCAGACCCCGATGATGGGCCTCCAGCATCAGGCCCAACCCGTGTCCTCCTCCCCCAGCCAGATGGTTCAAGGCCAGGGTGGAGGTCAGACTGTCCTCTCAAGGCCCCTCAGTCAAGGGCAGAGAGGAGGGATGACCCCACCCAAGCAAATGATGCCTCAACAAGGCCAGGGGGTGATTCATGGGCAGGGTCAGATGGTTGGAGGTCAAGGGCACCAGGCAATGCTcctgcagcagcaacagcagcagcaaaattCCATGATGGAacaaatggttgccagccaaatgcAAGGCAACAAACAGCCGTTCGGGGGAAAAATACCTTCTGGGGTCATGCCTGGCCAGATGATGCGTGGCCCCTCACCAAACGTTCCAGGTAACATGACTCAGTTCCAGGGTCAGGTCGGCCCACAGCAGATGACgccacaacaacagcagcaaatgGCTCatcttcaacaacaacaattacaacagcaacagcagcatCAACTGCAGCAACAGcttcagcagcagcaacaacagcagcaccaacaccaacaacagcagcaccaaCAACACCAGCAGATGAATCAGCAGCAGTCTCAACAGGTTCCACTTACTGGCAATCCAAATCAAATCATGGGCATGCATGGGCAACAGTTGAGGCTCCCTGCTGGTCACCCTCTTATCCAACAACAGTTGCAACAGCAGCAGTTacagcaacagcaaaaacagcaagtaatgttgcaacagcagcagcagcaacaacaacaacaggcagCTCAACCACACCCACATCCATTGGGGGATCCCAATAGTGGAACAGGCGATTTGGGGGTCCAACAGATGGTCCCTGATATGCAGGTACAGCAGGCACAAGGCATGATGGGGGGCCCTCAGCACATGCAAATGGGAAATGGACACTTTGCAGGTCAGGGCATGAACTTTAACTCCCAGTTCCCAGCTCAGGTTCCAATGGGGGGACCTTGTGCACAGGCAGGTGGTTTTCCTGTCAGTAAAGATGTAACATTGACAAGCCCCCTGCTGGTAAATCTGCTGCAGAGTGATATCTCAGCCAGCCAGTTTGGACCAGGAGGAAAACAAGCAGGTGGGGGCAATCAggtcaaaccaaaaaaaaagaaacctgcaCGAAAGAAGAAACCGAAAGATGGAGACGGACCCCAGCAAGTTGAGGGACATGG tggTCTGGATGTTACTGGTACTATGGAGGATTCTGAACTTCAAAACTTTGGTGGTGAACAGAGTTTGGGCCTGGATAACCCGGGCCCAAAGATTGCTGACTTTCCCAACAGGCCTGCAG TATTCCCTGGTCAACCTGGTGATCAAAGGATATTGCAGCAGGTACCAATGCAGTTCattcaacagcagcagcagcagcagcagcagcagcagcagcagcaacagcagcagcaacaacaacagcagcagcagcagcagcagcaacaacaacaacagcaacaacagcagcagcagcaacagcaacaacaaattcagcacatgcaacaacaacagatacaacaacagcaaattcagcagcaacaacaaatgCAACAACAATTGCAACAGCAGCAGATGCAACAGCAACAGattcagcagcagcaacagcagatgCAACAGTTGCAGATGCAAGGTCTCCAAAATGCGCAAGGGCAGCAGGGCATGACAGGACCACAGACCGCAGGGCAAGGCCAACCCCAGGTACACCATCAGCTGCAACAGCAGCaggggcagcagcagcagcagcatctccAGCAGCAg CAGATGTTGATGATGCTTAAGATGCAGCAAGAACAGAAAAATCGCATGTCCATCGCTACTGGAGGTCAACTCCCTCCACGTGCCGTTGGCAATCAACCTGAGGCACAGAGACTcccagtctcacagcaggggaACGTGCCTGTCATGATCAGCCTTCAAGGACATGCAGGATTAACACCATCGCCCGACAAAGCTAGAGGGATGCCCCTGATTATAAATCCTCAG CTGGCAAGTGCTGCACGACGAATGTCCCTTCCAGATTCAGGGCAGGCTCCCCAAGGCAATGGCTCTGATGAGACAACTTCTGGGATCCACCCAAAGCCGGATAGGCCAGGTGGTGCAGAAATCGGCATGCAGCCTGGAAATGGTGCCCAACAGATGATGGCCAATCAGGGTTCGACTACACACGTGATGAAGCAAGGCCCTGTTTCGTCATCAGTGGCCCAGCACACTGGAGCCAGTCCCCAACAACAGTTGCCCACTCAACCTCAACAAGGAGGACCCATGCCCGGCATTCATTTCCCTAGCGTTCCCACAACTTCACAAAGTTCCAGACCAAAAACTCCCAACAGGGCCAGCCCCAGGCCATACCATCACCCCCTTACCCCAACTAATCGTCCACCGAGTACTGAGCCCTCAGAAATCAACCTTTCACCAGAAAGGCTTAATGCTTCAATTGCAGGGCTATTTCCACCTAAAATTAACATTCCTCTGCCACCTAGGCAGACAAATTTAAACAGAGGATTTGACCAACAGGGCCTTAACCCAACAACTTTGAAAGCCATTGGACAGGCCCCTCCGAGCTTAACTTTACCaggcaacaacagcaacaatggAAGTGGCGCAAATAACACTAGCAACAGTCAACAACCTTTCTCTACTGGTATTGGAGGGGGAGGCACTAAACCGGACAAGCAGTCTGGAGGACAGAGCAAAAGGGCAAGCCCGAGCAATAGTCGTAGGTCAAGCCCAGCTTCTAGTCGCAAATCAACCACACCAAGTCCTGGAAGACAAAAAGGGTCAAAAGTGACTATCACATGCCCTCCCCAAACTCAACAGTTAGTCAGTGCTCAGGGGCAAAGTATGATGCTAAGCCCTACCACAGTAACACCAAGTCCAGTATCTTTGGCATCACAATTAAGTGGCAGCATGGAAACACAATCGACCCAGAGTCCCTTTCATGGCTTACAAGGTAACCCTCCTGAGGGCACCAGAGAGAGTCAGATAATGATGACAGCAGAGCAACGTCAGATATCTCAGCCTCAACCACATCATCAGCCTTTGCGGGAGTTATCGGCTCCAAGAATGACAAGTCCTCATCTGCCCACTCCTCAGCAGCCAAAATCTGACTTGGAGTTGCAAGCTGGGGCAGTCGATAGGCAGCCAACACACAAAGCACCGCTGCAGGACTCTGGAGGATCAGTTGCTGTCAGGCCTGCTCCCACTTCCCTCAACCAGCTTCTAGACGTCCCGAACAAGCCTCTTCGGCCTGTGCATGGTAATATGGTAAGGGATGTTGTGGGAAAAGACAGCCACAAGTCTGCCATGAATCCAGAGAAACAACTTCACTCTAATACTCAGAGTACAGACATGTCAGCCCCTGTTGCTACGTCTGCCACTCTTAATGAATCAGAAGCCAAACCCAAAACTCCTGTTTCAACCTCTATTAGCAGTCACAGCATGCATCCGAATGTGACCCTCAATACCACTCCCGGCAGTAACCAAAACCCTTTACCCTCTCCTGTGATCACTTCCAGTCTAAATACAACTACTACCCTTTGTTCTACCTTCACTAACACTAATGTTGTCCAGAGTGTAAGCCCTAACCCAGTTACTTCAACTCAGGGCAGTCATTCTTTAGCTGTTAGCAGCAACTCTAATATCAGCAGTAGTCCAAGCCAAGCCAGTGTGACGCTCAAGCCCGGCATGGCCCCGAAACCAATAACAAATGTTCACTCGGTCATACAGATTCCTGCTTCATCTAGTTCGATTTCTCCCAACCAGATCACCGTATTCGTCACGCCAAACCCAATGACCTCTGCACCCACAGCTCAAGTTCCTGCATCTAGGGTCTCCACAATGGTGACTCTTCCCAACAAGAATATTCGGGCACAGGATATTCGGCATCAGACACCCGTCACTAGACCACCTCAGTTCATCACCACCACCCCTGTTTTTATCAACCCGATTTTTCAAGTCCCAAGTACATCTGTGTCGCCCAATACCACAGTAGTATCTCAGTCTGTCACCATGGTGGGACCTATCCAAGTATCTTCGACAAACATCCAACTTTCTACTGCCCCGAGTTCCACACAGTCCTCAGGGGCAAACAATAGCACATCTCAACTTGCTCGAAGCACTGTTGGGCATCTTCAGACCGTCACCAGTGTGTCCTCATCCAGCCCAATTGGCGCTCATTCAGCTCCTCAGCAAATCAACCATGGGGTAAATGTAGTTCAAGCTCAAAAATCAAGTCCCCCAGTCAGCCAGCCATCTCTTCCAAGACCTCCAACGTCCTCCTCCTTTCAGTCTCCCATTCCGTCTCCTCCTTGCTCAAGTCCTAGCAGTATGAACGCACTTCGAAAAGGCCTCACATATCCAACTCCCACTGCCCAGTTGAAAAGTAAGCCGACGCAGGTAACCACAGCTGTCTCTGGAACAGCTGATTCACAGATCACTGCTCAGGCATCCAATGTGGCTACTCCACCACGTGTCTTCCACCCTTCTGCTAGTCCTGTTATTCCAATTGAAGCAGTAGCGGCCCACACCACTATTGCCACTCCAAACCTTACTACACCAGCAATCTCCTCTTTTATCTCAGTTCCTAGTCAGGTTACTGTTTCTACCCAGCCTCCATTGCCGTCTACAGCTTCATTGTCAAACTTCAGCCAGGCTGCAATGTCTCAAAATCCCGGTGTCACTGTAGTTGGTACCACCACTGCAGTCTCCACTTCGACCTTGCTCTCTACAGTCAGTCCGGTTCAAAATCCAGTAACATCCGTGGTTCCAATTGTTGCCATGCCTGGACCGATTCGGGAGGCCCCACCCACAAATTCGTCCGTTGCTCACGTCAGCAGAGTTGCTCTTTCTCAGACTGGACCTGTGTCTGCCGTTACACAAGCAGTGGCTCCTGCTGAAAATATTCAGATCATGCCAG AATCTGTTCAGCAAGATGTTTCACAAGAGCCCGTTGCTGGTGACAAGACGA GTGAAGAGGTCTTGACAAGTCCTGACCAGGG ATGggcaaagaaaagaaagacgCCCATCAACTTAGTTCCAAG GGCTGCTGTGGAGAAACCCAAGGGGCCGAGTAGACGCAGCTCCCGAGCAGAGAAGGAGGTGGAGGAAGAGCCAGTAGCAGAAAGCGGTGCTAGGAAGAGATCATCACGGCCTGCAACAACAACTGCCGCTGCTGTTAAAG AAACTGGAGCCAGCCCCACCCAGGCGAAACgaagaaaatcaaaatag